The proteins below are encoded in one region of Saccopteryx leptura isolate mSacLep1 chromosome 1, mSacLep1_pri_phased_curated, whole genome shotgun sequence:
- the CHRNA2 gene encoding neuronal acetylcholine receptor subunit alpha-2: MGPFHPALPPVTKVGLWWLFMIPAVSAQRATPTQAEDRLFKHLFRGYNRWARPVPNTSDVVIVRFGLSIAQLIDVDEKNQMMTTNVWLKQEWSDHKLRWNPAEFSNITSLRVPSEMIWIPDIVLYNNADGEFAVNHMTKAHLFSTGTVHWVPPAIYKSSCSIDVTFFPFDQQNCKMKFGSWSYDKAKIDLEQMEQTVDLKDYWESGEWAIINATGTYNTKKYDCCTEIYPDVTYYFVIRRLPLFYTINLIIPCLLISCLTVLVFYLPSDCGEKITLCISVLLSLTVFLLLITEIIPSTSLVIPLIGEYLLFTMIFVTLSIVITVFVLNVHHRSPSTHNMPHWVRVAFLGSVPRWLLMRRPLPPLELHGSPDLKLSPSYHWLETSVDAQEGKEEEEEEDRWVLSPSMGVLDSHGGLHQGASGPQGEAELQKGGFLLSLRMQKALEGVHYIADHLRSEDADSSVREDWKYVAMVIDRVFLWLFVIVCVLGTVGLFLPPFLAGMI; the protein is encoded by the exons ATGGGCCCCTTCCACCCTGCACTCCCACCCGTGACAAAggttggcctgtggtggctcttTATGATCCCAGCAG TGTCGGCACAGCGAGCTACCCCCACCCAAGCTGAGGATCGCCTCTTCAAACACCTCTTTAGGGGCTACAACCGCTGGGCACGGCCAGTGCCCAACACCTCGGACGTGGTCATCGTGCGCTTCGGGCTGTCCATCGCCCAGCTCATTGATGTG GATGAGAAGAACCAGATGATGACCACCAATGTCTGGCTAAAGCAG GAGTGGAGTGACCACAAGCTGCGTTGGAACCCAGCCGAGTTCAGCAATATCACCTCCCTCCGAGTCCCTTCGGAAATGATCTGGATCCCTGACATTGTCCTCTATAACAA tGCGGACGGGGAGTTTGCGGTGAACCACATGACCAAGGCCCACCTCTTCTCCACGGGCACCGTGCACTGGGTACCCCCGGCCATCTACAAGAGCTCCTGCAGCATCGACGTCACCTTCTTCCCCTTCGACCAGCAGAACTGCAAGATGAAGTTTGGCTCCTGGTCCTATGACAAGGCCAAGATCGACTTGGAGCAGATGGAGCAGACAGTGGACCTGAAGGACTACTGGGAGAGTGGCGAGTGGGCTATCATCAACGCCACAGGCACTTACAACACCAAGAAGTATGACTGCTGCACCGAGATCTACCCTGACGTCACATACTACTTCGTCATCCGGCGCCTGCCCCTGTTCTACACCATCAACCTCATCATCCCCTGCCTGCTCATCTCCTGCCTGACCGTGCTCGTCTTCTACCTGCCCTCCGACTGCGGGGAGAAGATCACCCTGTGCATTTCCGTGCTGCTCTCGCTCACCGTCTTCCTCCTGCTCATCACCGAGATcatcccctccacctccctggtCATCCCACTCATCGGCGAATACCTGCTCTTCACCATGATCTTCGTCACCCTGTCCATCGTCATCACGGTCTTCGTCCTCAATGTCCACCACCGCTCCCCCAGCACCCACAATATGCCCCACTGGGTGCGGGTGGCCTTTCTGGGCTCTGTGCCCCGGTGGCTTCTGATGAGACGGCCTCTGCCACCCTTGGAGCTCCACGGCTCCCCAGATCTGAAGCTCAGCCCCTCCTATCACTGGCTGGAGACCAGTGTGGATGCgcaagaggggaaggaggaagaggaggaggaagacagatGGGTGTTGTCCCCCTCCATGGGTGTCCTCGACAGCCACGGTGGTCTGCACCAAGGGGCCTCAGGTCCCCAGGGGGAGGCCGAGCTGCAGAAGGGAGGGTTCCTGCTGTCACTTCGCATGCAGAAGGCGCTGGAGGGCGTGCACTATATTGCTGATCACCTGCGATCTGAAGATGCTGACTCTTCG GTGAGGGAGGACTGGAAGTACGTGGCCATGGTCATCGACAGGGTATTCCTCTGGCTGTTCGTCATCGTCTGCGTCCTGGGGACCGTGGGGCTCTTCCTTCCTCCGTTTCTGGCTGGAATGATCTGA